A segment of the Geoglobus ahangari genome:
CCGGGAATCGTGACGAGCTTGGCGAAGTCTGATGCAAGAACGAGTTCGGGGCAGACGAGAACGTCATACCCAATGGGGTGGTTCCTTATGACCGGCCTGTCAGCATACTCCGGGTTACCCACCCTCGCTATGACCGTCCTCACCCCCAGCTTCTTCGCGGCAAGGGCTGAAAGCAGGTTGACCTCATCATTGCCGGTGACGGCTATGAACATGTCCGCCCTGTCTATCCCCGCCTTTCTGAGAATCTGAACGTTTGCCGCATTGCCCCGGATAACCTCAACGTTCAGCTTGTCCATCTCATTCGCTTTGCCCTCGTCGACCTCTATCACTGTGACGTCATACCTCTCAGCGAGTTCCTTCGCGATGCTGTAGCCAACCTCTCCGGAGCCGGCGACGATTATCCTCATTTCGCTCCACCCTCGAACAACTTTGCTATTAAAATACTTATCTCGTACATCACAACGACAGCCGACAGCACGATGATCTGGGTGATCCCCGTTATGTCCAAGGACACGTTTGTGGCGAGGATGAAGACCGCTATGTAGATTATCAGCCTCTTGTCCCTCAGCCACTTGGACGTGATGAGGCCGAGCTTCGCAGCTATGGCCGCAACAACAGGGATCTGGAAGGCAAGCCCAACTGAGAGGGCAAGCTTAACGGAGTTCTGCAGGGACTTCCTGACGGACAGGTAGGGCTCTGCCCCGAAGTACTCCACCACCGTCGTGCTGTAGAGCTTGGGCAGGATCACGAAGTAGGAGAACGCCACTCCAAGCACGAAGACGAGGTATGAGAAGGGGAGGAAGATTTTGAGAAACCTCCTCTCGTGGGGGTAGAGGCCGGGCTTCATGAACAGGTATATCTGGTAGATGATCCAGGGGTAGGTTACGAAGAATGAGAGAAACGCTGAGGCGAGGATCCTCGTTATCATGTACTCCGTGGGCGAGTAAACAACCATCTCCTTTCCCGGAAACAGGTCGTTCCAGATGTAGGTGATCACCTGATCCGACTTCAGGAATATCAGGCCGAGGACGAGGAAAAAGGGGGCGAACCCCTTGATAACCCTGTCTCTCAGCTCGGCTATGTGCTCCCTGAGTTCCATGTCCCTGTCCTCGGGGGGTTGCACAGCCCGGATTTGTGCACGGGAAATAAAACTGTTCCGTAGCTTGCAAGGAAAATGATTTATCCTGCCCTGACAACTCACCTTCGATGCATCTCACCAAGGAGGAGGAGAGACTTCTCGAGAGCGACAACGAGACCGTCAGAAAGTGCATGGAGATCCTTGTGGCTCTTGGGGAGATATACGGGGCTGAGAGGCTTGTTGAGATCAGGTCGGCCCAGATATCCGGGATATCCTATGACAACATTGGAGATGCGGGCCTTGAGTGGCTCGAGAGCCTGAAGGCTAAGGTCGTCGTCAGGGCGTATGCCAACCCCGCAGGGCTCGACACTGTCAGGTGGAGGGAGATGGGCATCGACAGCGAGTTTTACGAGAAGCAGATGAGGATCATAAGAGCCCTTGACGGGCTGGGCGTTGAGATCACGCTCACTTGCACCCCCTACTACCTCGACACCCCTTCTTTCGGAGACCATCTGGCCTGGGCGGAGAGCTCTGCTGTCGTTTACGCCAACTCGGTTATCGGTGCGAGGACGAACAGGGAGAGCGGGATATCCGCCCTCGCTGCGGCGATAATCGGGAAGACCCCGATGTACGGGCTTCACCTGAAAGAGAACAGGGCACCTCAGATCAGGGTCATCGTCGAGGAGGGCGTGAACCCTGCGATGGCGGGATATCATGCGGGAAAGCTGATTGGAGGTAAGATTCCGCTCGTGGAGTTTCCGGAGAGGCTGAGCAGGGACGAGCTGAAGTGGTTTGGAGCAAGTCTTGCGGCGAGCGGTGGGGCGGGGATGTTCCACGCAAAGGAGCTCACCCCCGAGTGGGACAGCTTCGAGATCCCAGAGGAGAGCGTTGTGGTGGAAAAGGGGGACGTGGACTCGGGCTGCGAGCCGGACTTGGTGGCAATAGGCTGTCCCCACACGTCCGCAGAGGAGCTCCGAACAGTCTACAGCCTTCTGCGGAAGTACGGTAAGGTGAGGAGGGAGATGTGGATTTTCAGCTCGAGGAGGGTTATAGAGCAGAACAGGGAGCTCGTCGAGAAAATAGAGGAGATGGGGGCCAAGGTGTTTGCGGACACGTGCATGGTCGTCTCTCCAGCCTCTTCGAGGTTCGAGTGCGTCATGGTGAACAGCGGGAAGGCTTTTGAGTACCTGCCGAAGCTGAGGGGAGTAAATGCGAGGTTCGGCGATCTTGAGGAGTGCGTGAGGTGGGCGACGAGATGAGGTTCAGGGCGAGAGTGATCTCGAGGGGCTATGCTGAGGGAGAGGCGATAGTCTCGAGGAAGCCCGTCTCGTTCCTTGGTGACGTTGATCCCGAGAGCGGGGTGATCAGGGACAGGGAGAGCGACATCTTTGGAGAGAGTGTTGCGGGCAAAATCTTCGTGTTTCCGGAGGGGAGGGGCTCGACCGTTGGAACCTACACCCTCCTCAGGATGAAGAAGGCCGGTTGTGCTCCGGCAGGGATAGTTATGGTGAGGAGCGAGGCAATCGTGGCAGTCGGGGCGATAATCGCCGGAATTCCGCTGGTCGATATGCCTGAAGCTGACGTGCTCGAAGTGATTGAGAGTGGAGACCACGTCAGGGTGTTTGCCGAGAGGGAAGGGTGGGTTGAAGTTGAGAAGCGTTGATGAGAGCACACTCTCCAGATTCTTCCACGTGTACTACAAGGAGGCTCAGGGGGACGTGGTTAGGTACTACGTGATGCCCCTCGTAAGCCTGAACGACCCGAACCTGCAGCTCTTCCTTCAGGAGCTCTCCGCTGACTACGACGTCAGGGTGTACAGCAGGTACGGGGAAATCGTCCTCGAGGTCAAGCCGAGGAGGGAGAGCCACAGGCTCAACGTCATCCTATTCATCCTGACTTTCCTGAGCGTGACGTTCACCGGGAGCATGTTCTACGGCTCGTTCGATCTCTTCCTCGGCCTGCAGTTTGCCGTGGCGGTCATGTTCGTCCTCGGCAGCCACGAGATGGGGCACTTCCTCGCGTCGAAGAGGTGGGGGATGAAGGCCTCGCTCCCCTACTTCATCCCCTTTCCAACGATAATCGGCACGCTCGGTGCGATAATCAAGCAGAGGGGGGTGATAAAGAACCGAAAGGCCCTCATGGAGATCGGCGCGTCCGGGCCTCTCGCTGGCATAGTGGCCTCCATCTTCGTCACCTATCTCGGGCTGAGGATGAGCGTGCCCGTCGCCCCTGAGAGGGTTGAGGGTGCGATCCTCCTCGGAGAGCCGCTGCTCTTCAGGTTTGTTGCAAGTCTTGCAGGCTTTGACGGTCAGTTCATCCATCCTGTTGCATTCGCCGGCTGGGTCGGGATGTTCATCACCGCCCTCAACCTCATACCGGTTGGCCAGCTTGATGGAGGGCACGTGATGAGGGCAATGATCGGTGAGAGGGCCGAGGTTGTTTCGAGAATCTTCCCGTTCGTGCTCCTCGGCATAGGGTTTGTTTTCAGGGAGTCGGGAGTGTGGTTCTTCTGGGGACTCCTCACCCTGTTCTTCTCCATGCAGAGGCATCCAAAGCCTGCAGACGACTCTCCGCTGCCTGCGAGCCACGTTTTGCTTGGGGTGCTGACATTTGCAATTGGCGTGCTGTGCTTTACGCCGGTACCCTTCACGATCGCGGAAAGTTTATAACATCACAATTAAATATGGTGAAACCGGTGAGGTGGCAGGAGAAGTTTGTTGCCGTGCTGGACTCAACGCTCGAGTACATAAGGAACGAGAGGATCGCTGCGGTCCTTGTCCCGATCGTCCTCTCAGATGAGCCGGAGATCGTCATGATAAAGAGGAAGAAGACCCTCAGCAGGAGCGCGGGCCACATAGCCTTTCCCGGTGGTATGAGGGATGAGGACGAGACGCCACTCGAAACGGCTCTGAGAGAGGCGGAAGAGGAGATCGGCGTCAGGGCAGAGGATGTTGAGGTTCTCGGGTTTCTGACGCCCAAGGAGGTTGTGGAGCACAGGATAAAGATTCACCCGGTTGTGGGTGTGATATTCTCCAAGGACTTCGTCAGGAACGATTACGAGGTTGAGAGGATACTGGTGGACAGGCTGGAGTTCGTGCTGAAGTCGAGGAGAATCGCGGACTGGGGGCCCAACTTCGAGTGTGCGGGAGAGCTGGTGTGGGGGGCGTCGAGCAGGATAATCGACGACCTGTACATGAGGATTCTGGACAGGTTCGGGAGCATAGATTCCTTTTTTCAGCGGTAGACTTGCGTTTGGAAAGTGATTTAAATAACCGTTCAGAAGTCAAATCGAATGAAGCTCCTTACCATAGGCACAGGGAGGGCGAGCAGGATAGCTGACATCTTTGCCAGCAAGGGGGCGAGGGTGAACAACGTCAACCTCTTCAAGACCTTCGCGATCGTCCAGTCCATTGATTCCCTCAAGAGTTTGAGGCACGTTGAGGACAAGAGGAGGTTTTACGCGGTTTACAGGGACGGTGAGGTGGACGTAAGGAGCGCGTTCAACAACATCCTCTCCTTTAACGAGCTCTTCGAAGCTTCCTTCATAATCTGCGACCTTCAGGACGACTTCTCCTACTACACGACCCTGAGGCTTGCGGAGGAACTCTACAGGACGACCGAGGAGCCAAAGCTGTGCCTCGCCCTCGCACCCCCCCTCGAGAGCGCTGAAAACGTGAACCTGACGTTCATGCGCGTCAAGTCTCTCCTCAAAGCGTATGACAGCCTGTTCCTCTTCGAGACAAGGGACGGCTTCGAGGATGTGCTCGTCAAGGCGTTCAACGTCCTGTCGCTGGTGGGAGAGATCGACGTGAGGAGGAGGGTGAGCGGGGAGGTTGTTGTCGACACAAGCGACTTCCTGAACTCCCTGTCGAGGGAGGGCGTAACGGTGGTTGCGTTCAACAGGGAGGTTCTGCCCCTCAAGATCCTCAGGAGGCTGAAGAGGAAGAGCTACAGCGAAACGGTGGCTGAGAGGACTGAGAGGATGGTGAGGATGTTCGACTCCTCTCTCCTCAACACGAGCGCGAGGGGGGAGCTGAAGTCGGCAAAGAAGGCCCTGATCGTCTTCTCGGGCGACCCGGACGAGATAACGATGGATGGGATATTCGAGTGCATAAAGGCTGTGGAGAGGATGAATCCCGACATACTGGTGAGGTATGGCGACTATCCTGTTCCAAATGCAAGGGAGCTGAACGTGGTGGTGCTGTTCTCTGGAATAAAGAAGTTCAGGTTATGATCTCCGCTCCGCTCTCCCTAACCACCACTGTATGCTCTGCCTGACTCACAAGTCCCTTCTTGACCTCCGTGAGCACCGGGTATGCCCTGAGCACACCATCCCTCACGAGCTTTGAGATTATGATTTCCCTCGGGTTGGAGAGCCACCTCTTGGCGAACGGAAGGGTTCTGTACTTCTCAACCTCTGCCAGAAGCTCCCTCGCCATCTTCATCCTCACCGGCCTTGCGGAGACGACGGAGTATATCTCCACCTCCCTCCTGTCCGTGACCTTCCCGGCCCCGTTGGTTATGAAAGGCTCTATCGCGAACACCATCCCCTCCTCGATCCTTACACCCTTCTCAACCCTGTAGTTGTAGATTGTGGGTGGCGCGTGGGCTATGTAGGGCAGAAATCCGTGGCCAGTGAGGTTGTAGACGGGCTTGAAGCCGAACTCCTTCGCCGTGCTCTCTATCGCCTCTCCGATCTCTGCGGTCGAGATTCCGGGCTCTATCACCTCTATCGCCCTCTCGAGCGCAATCTCCGCGCATTTAACGAGGTCCTCGTTGTCGCCCAAGTCCACCGTAATGGCGGTGTCGGCTATGTAGCCGTCAATGTGCGCCCCAATGTCGATTTTCACCACATCTCCTTCCCTGAACACCCTCTCGTCGTTCTTTGAGGGGGTGCAGTGTGCGGCATCTGCGTTCAGGGATATGTTGCAGGGGAACGCTGGCTGGGCTCCGAGCTCCACTATCCTGCTCTCAACGAATTCTGCGACCTCGAGCATCTTCACTCCCGGCTTCACGAGCTTTACCGCCTCCTCCTTAACCTGTCTGAGAATCCTTCCAGCCTCGATATGCTTCTCGATCATCTTACCAGCCTCACCCAGTCGTCGTACTTGGTCAGAATCTCGCAGCCACCCTTCTTAACCACTACGGTGTCCTCCACCCTCACCCCACCAACGTCCTCGTAGTACAGTCCCGGCTCTATGGTTATGACCATCCCGGCTTTGAGCTCATCTCCACCCTCGTAGACTCTCGGCTTCTCGTGCACCTCGAGGCCAACGCCGTGGCCGGTGGAGTGTATGAACCCCTCCCTTGCCTTCTGCCTGAGTGTCGAGTACCCGTATGACTCAATCACATCGCACACGGCATTGTGAACGTCTCCGGCTGACACACCCTCCCTGACCATTTCTATGGCCTTGCTCTTGGCCTCTATGCACGTGCTGAGCATCTCCTTCACCTCCTGACTCTCCTCGATGATCACAGTCCTCGTGAAGTCGGAGTAGTAGCCGGTCGTCCTGTTCTTCGGGAAGAGGTCGAATATGACGTGCCCCTTGATCTCCCCGTGTCCTATGTAGTGGGGGTCAGCACTCCTCTTTCCGCCGGCTATTATCGTGTCCTCCGCGAGATACCCCTTTCCGTAGAGGTAGCTCTCAACCGCCATCCTCAGGGAGTCGGAGTCCCTGTCCTTCCTGAGGAGCTTTAGGAAGTGCTCGAACGCCTCTATTATCGCCCTGCTCGTTTCTGCTATGTGCTCTATCTCCTTCCCGGTCTTCACGGCCCTCATGTCTGAGTAGGGGTTCTCCACAACCTCAACGCTAATGTGCTCCGCTATCCTCTCGTACAGGAATGCTGGGAACTCTTCCGGAACGAGAACCTTTCTGGCGTGGTGGGTTTTGAGGAGTTCGATCACGGTCTCAACAAGAGCCTCCTTCGGCTTCACGCCCTCCCTGATCTTCTCGTAGTATCCGAGATCATTGAGCGAGGCGATCTCCCTGACCCTGCTCTCCCTCTCGGCCCTCTTCTTCTCCATCTCGTGGACGACGAGCAGCTCTGTGCCATCGTCTCCGATCATGTAGAACGCTGGGTCTGGAATCCTGAACCTTGTGGCGTAGTAAAAGTTGGGGTCTCTTGAGCTTGCGTACATTATGAAGAACTGAGCGCCTTTATCTGAAAGCAGTGACTGGATCATGCTCAGGAATAGGTGAGGAGGGTTATAAACTTTCGGTAGGTTGATTTTAGGCGCTCATCTCCCAGATAACCGAAAGGAGTGCGGTGGAAGGTGGAATGAGCGGTAATTCTCCTCTCACCTCTCTCCGCCTCACAACACCACCAAAAAATTGATAAACAGGGTAATGTGCTTAAAGGGTTGAGGGCCGGTAGCTTAGCCAGGCAGAGCACGGGACTCTTAATCCCGGTGTCGGGGGTTCAAATCCCCTCCGGCCCGTGCTAATACACTTTCGCTCATAAGTGTTTTCAGATTTTTTGTGGGAGGAGATTTCTGAAAATTTGTTAAAAAACTGACTCTATGTCACAAAACAATGACTTCTGAATGCCTCCTTGAAGAAACAAGCTCAAAGACAAGATGTCACTCAAATTGTTTCAGCTGAGATTATCACAAAATTTCGAACCATGAAAAACTTAGCAAAAAATCTATCAAACTCTTTCTATCTGGAAAATCAGTAAGTTTTCGAGAGAATTTCCGTTAAATACTTTTCAAGTATGTAAATCCTCTCAATTGTGTTTATTTCTGGAGATTTTTTCTTTGGATCTTTAAAATTGAACAGCTTGAAGTAATCTCTTGCATGCGCAATCAATCTTGTTCTCTTCAAGCTTTTGAGAATTCTGTCAAGGGTTTTGCTTAGCGATCTTTTATATATTCCTACATCCGTATGGGGCCCATCAAGCTCATGCTCGTATCGTTCGCGTTCAATCCTGAATGATGATTTCGGAGGATTTTTGCTAAGCTCTCTAACCTTCAGGATATGGTATTGTAAAGCTCAAGCTTCTCTTTTATAGTTTTTGTCTTATTGTTTCTAATTATTTTTCCTGTTAACAATTGTCTCACTTTTCTCCAATTTTTCTTTTGGTCATCTTCGAGGATTTCTGATTGGCATTTATAATTTGAATAGTTTGTAATAAAGGTAACAAGAATTTTTGATCATAAAGGAAAAGTTATCAAAAATCTTTTATACCAGAGCAAAAATAGCGAGAGATTTGAAATATTATAAAGAGATCTTGAACCAGAGATTAATACACTAGATCGTAGAAGCTGGACTTGTTGAGGAAATTCTCAAAGGTACAGATTAATCCAAGAGGAAAGAAATTAGTAAGACTTCTTAATGCAACTGAAAAATACACTTCTACAACCATATCACAAAACGTATTTTGAATTTTTTGGCAAAAAAGAAGTGAGTGTGATTGATGAGGTTTCTGGGGAAACCAAGCACGGTGATTGATCTTTATCATAAGCAATGTAGTCAGATCGCTGGGTATTGATGTGGACACCCGTAAAGACAGACATGTAAATGCTGCAAAGCCTGAGATCGATCTTGCAAAGGTCTTTATCAGGAATCCGAGTAAAATGCTGCAAGAAAGGCAAAACGGGCTCGTTCATTTCTTCCTTATCTTTGTCTTGTTATCTTCTTGGTTATTTAGTGTTTGTAGAGTGTCAGGAAGATTCAGGGGAATATTTCGAGCTGGGGAGCTTTTATGATATTACCTGTCATTCTCTGAACGACTGTGAGCAGGGCAAGGAGCAAACAGAAAGCTGAATAAACCGCTGTTTCTGCGCTCATTTTTTCAAGAGCACCAAAGGGAAAGGGTTTTTTCCTTCATGCTGTGTTTTTATGTTGTGTAGATAGAAAAAGCAGAAGAGAGAAGAGTGCAGAAGTTTTTTTGTATATTTATTGCTATGCTATCTCGTACTATAAACTTTATATTCACCAAAGCACCGTATTATTTTGTTGAGAATTGAATTAGTTTAGAAATTAGTTAGAGGTGTTTAAAGTATGAGGCATGACGACCCTAAAGATAACAAAGTCAAAAACTTAGAAAAGTCCTTGCTTGAATTTCACCTGAAGGGAAAAATAGATGATATTAAGGGAGGTGCATACGGGATTGTGTATATAGTAGACAAGGAGAGGGGATATCCAAGATGTGTTGCCTACAAAACTACAAAGGATGTTTATGATGAAGAAAAACTAAAAGCCTTTGTAAGGGAGGCAAAAATCTGGTTTGAGGTAAAAGGACATTCACTAATTCTAACACCATTTTATATAACATATTTCAAGAATCGGCCATTAATTTGTATGCCTTACTGTGAAAAGAGTTTGAGAGATTATTTGGAAGAAAGAGGAAAGTTAGATCCAATAGAAGCTTTAGTAATTGTCGCCCAATTACTTAAAGGACTAATTTTTGCCAAAAGTAAAGGTATTGAAGCTCATCAAGATTTGAAGCCAGAAAACATCTTACTGGAAGATTTAAGCAAAAAATTTGTTGATTGGCCACCGGAAGGTCTGGAGCCACTTAAATGGAAAGTTAGAATTGCCGATTTTGGATCAGCCAATGCATGGAGAGAACTTGGTAAACCAGGAGGAACAAAACCATATATGGCTCCGGAACAATGGAATGCAAAAAAAGAATATGATAAATATAAGCGAATAATTAATAGAAGTAAAAACTTTTCAAAAGTAGATGTATTTGCAGTAGGTATTATTTTGTATGAGTTACTTACAGGCAAACATCCAGTAGGTGTAAGGATATCTGATGTTTGGCCTGAACCTAGGGAAGGTTTCTCGAAGCGATGGAAAAAAGATGATAAATGGAAAAAATGGGCTAAATCTCCTGATAAGGATATTAAGGTTGGGGATAATGAGCTAAGTATAGAATTAGAAGAATTTATCAAACAGATGTTATGTGAGAACAGTAATGAACGAATCTCTATTGAGCAAGCTTTTGATAAAACTATGTATATTTTACGTAAAATAAATAAGCCTATAGCTAATCAACTCGAACTGCTATTTGAATACTATGACAGCTTGGCAAGATACTGCGAAGATAGGGATTGGTTACGTTCTCTTGCTCAAATTACTCAACTTCCAGAACAGTTAGACGTTGTAATCGAACAACTTTTGGAGGAAATATCTAAAGTAGAAAAACACATAGATTCGTCAAGTAAAGCAGTATACTTTTGTGAACTTTGTTATATAACTTCCAATTTACTTTTAAAGCGACAAAAGCTAGGTGATGATGTAAAGGTCAAAGATTTAGCCGAGAAGATAATATTAACTGCTGTTAAATGGAAAACAGAGATTAAAACCTATCACAAATACCCAGAATTAAAGTTTAAGGGATTTCCCATAATCACTACACCATCTTTTAGAGACTTTGAAATTTATGCTGAACTAATAGGTTACAGTAGAAAACTTTTAGAAAAAGTGCAAGGAGAAAAAGAAACTAAAAAAATTTTTGAAAAATTAGATAACTACACAAAATCAGCATATTTCTATAGTATAGCATCTGAATACCATTTTAGAGGATTACATGAAGAAGCCATAAAGACATTAGATAAATGTATTGAACTAAATCCCAAAGAAGCAGTATTCTACTACATGAAAGCATTATGGACTGATCAATATCTTCGTATGATGGATCTTTTAGAAAAAGAATTAAATGGTGAGAAAAGGAGAATTATAGAGAAATCTATACTTGAAAACGTTAAGATGGCTATTCAAATTGCGCCCGATTGGAAAGAGCCTAAAGAATTTTATATTAAATTTCAAGAATTTCAGAAGAGTCACCGATAGCAAAAACTTATTTTTAAGAATTTTTAAGACTTGACTCTAGAATAGTGTAAGTAACCGGAATTATTTGCTCTGCTGAAAAATAAAAGGTTGAGGGTTTTAATCCCCGGTAGATTGATAAAACTGGGTGCAGATAAGTTCAACAGTTGTTATCCGGATTCGTAGAGAACAGAAACAATTGCTTTATCTCTTGCATTCTGGGCAGAGTTTATTACCTTCTTTATGTCCTCTTCTGTGAGAACTACTTCAGGCAGCTTTCTGTTTCTCGGTCCTGTACACTTTATCTAGGAAACGAGCTCTTCCTTTCCAAGCCACTTGAAGAATTCCTTGATCGAACGCTTGTAATCGTGCTTTGCCCATTCGGTAAACGGAGAGGTGTTTATCATCGCGATAACTCTCTTAAGATCATCCTCATTCGCTTTATCAAATCCTTTCCCAGCCATTCTGCTATTTTTCTCAGGATATAAGTGTACTTCTACTCTCTCCCGGCTTTAGGGTTATGTGCATGACCTGTGCGTGCTCGTTGTCGTACAGCTTTCTCACATCAACTCCGTGGGGGTTATCCTTAACCTCCTCGTCCTTCCAGTAGGTTATCCTCACGGCAAACACCTCAGCAGATCCTTCCTGCCTTCAGAACATCACGATTTTCCCTAAGATGTTCAGCCCAACAAATTTATGCAGGTGCGCCTGAATTCCAACGTGCATGTGATAGACACCTCGGTGATACTGCTGAGGAAGGCGGTGTACGAGGACATGGTGACAGTGCCGGAGGTGCTGGAGGAGGTCAGGGACGAGAGCTCCCGCCTGTATTTAGAGGTAATAGACCTCAGGGTGGAGGAGGCGAGGGAGGAGTTCATCAAAAGAGTCAGAAGAGCTGCAGAAGCCACGGGGGATGTTTACAAGCTGAGCGAGACGGACATGAAGCTCATCGCCAAGGCTTTGGAGCTCGGTGCTGTGATCGTCACGGACGACTACGCGATTCAGAACGTGGCCAAAAAGCTCGGACTGCGCTTTGAGGAAATAATTCAGCGCGGCATAGAAAAAGAATTTAAATGGATTCGTGTATGTAGGGGTTGTGGTAGAAAAACCCGCTACGAGATTTGTGAGGTTTGCGGGAGTGAGACGAGGCTGAAAAGGGTGGTGAAAAGATGAGCAAGATTGACGACCTGATGGAGAGGGCGAGGCAGCTCAAGGAGAAGGGGTTGACAACAGGGGAAATTGCTGACGAGCTCAACGTCTCGAGAGAGACCGCTCTCTGGCTCCTCACCAAGGCCAAGACCGAGAGGCCACCCTCAGACGTTTACGTCGAGATGAAGAGCGTTTCATCCTCATCCATGAGGCTCAGGGGGATGGCGAGGATTCTCGCGGACATGATAATCGAGCACGGCGATCCTGATGTGATCGTCGGCGTTGCAACCTCCGGAATCCCGGTCGCCACGATGGTTGCCGAGGAGCTCGGCTGCGAGCTCGCGATCTACTACCCAAGAAAGCTGAAGTGGGACGGGGAGGAGAGCCACGTAAGGGGGACCTTCAGCGAGAACTTCGCCAGCGTTGCGGGAAAGGCCTGCGTCATTGTTGATGACATAATCACGACGGGGAACACTGTTCTGGAAGTTGCCGAAAGCATCAGGAAGAGAGGAGGCAACGTTCTCGCCTCGGCCGTCCTCGTGGACAAGCGTAGTCAGGAGGATCTGAGTGGAATTCCCGTTCTCAGCGTTCTAAGGGTTTTCAGGCTGTAAAATGAAGGTTAGAATCCTCATCCCGGCCCTCAACGAGGAGGAGAGCATAGGCGACGTGATAGACGGATTCAGGAAGCTCGGCTACGACAACATTCTGGTGATAGACGGACACAGCACT
Coding sequences within it:
- a CDS encoding site-2 protease family protein, whose translation is MKLRSVDESTLSRFFHVYYKEAQGDVVRYYVMPLVSLNDPNLQLFLQELSADYDVRVYSRYGEIVLEVKPRRESHRLNVILFILTFLSVTFTGSMFYGSFDLFLGLQFAVAVMFVLGSHEMGHFLASKRWGMKASLPYFIPFPTIIGTLGAIIKQRGVIKNRKALMEIGASGPLAGIVASIFVTYLGLRMSVPVAPERVEGAILLGEPLLFRFVASLAGFDGQFIHPVAFAGWVGMFITALNLIPVGQLDGGHVMRAMIGERAEVVSRIFPFVLLGIGFVFRESGVWFFWGLLTLFFSMQRHPKPADDSPLPASHVLLGVLTFAIGVLCFTPVPFTIAESL
- a CDS encoding M24 family metallopeptidase, with amino-acid sequence MIQSLLSDKGAQFFIMYASSRDPNFYYATRFRIPDPAFYMIGDDGTELLVVHEMEKKRAERESRVREIASLNDLGYYEKIREGVKPKEALVETVIELLKTHHARKVLVPEEFPAFLYERIAEHISVEVVENPYSDMRAVKTGKEIEHIAETSRAIIEAFEHFLKLLRKDRDSDSLRMAVESYLYGKGYLAEDTIIAGGKRSADPHYIGHGEIKGHVIFDLFPKNRTTGYYSDFTRTVIIEESQEVKEMLSTCIEAKSKAIEMVREGVSAGDVHNAVCDVIESYGYSTLRQKAREGFIHSTGHGVGLEVHEKPRVYEGGDELKAGMVITIEPGLYYEDVGGVRVEDTVVVKKGGCEILTKYDDWVRLVR
- a CDS encoding aconitase X catalytic domain-containing protein; protein product: MHLTKEEERLLESDNETVRKCMEILVALGEIYGAERLVEIRSAQISGISYDNIGDAGLEWLESLKAKVVVRAYANPAGLDTVRWREMGIDSEFYEKQMRIIRALDGLGVEITLTCTPYYLDTPSFGDHLAWAESSAVVYANSVIGARTNRESGISALAAAIIGKTPMYGLHLKENRAPQIRVIVEEGVNPAMAGYHAGKLIGGKIPLVEFPERLSRDELKWFGASLAASGGAGMFHAKELTPEWDSFEIPEESVVVEKGDVDSGCEPDLVAIGCPHTSAEELRTVYSLLRKYGKVRREMWIFSSRRVIEQNRELVEKIEEMGAKVFADTCMVVSPASSRFECVMVNSGKAFEYLPKLRGVNARFGDLEECVRWATR
- the map gene encoding type II methionyl aminopeptidase, encoding MIEKHIEAGRILRQVKEEAVKLVKPGVKMLEVAEFVESRIVELGAQPAFPCNISLNADAAHCTPSKNDERVFREGDVVKIDIGAHIDGYIADTAITVDLGDNEDLVKCAEIALERAIEVIEPGISTAEIGEAIESTAKEFGFKPVYNLTGHGFLPYIAHAPPTIYNYRVEKGVRIEEGMVFAIEPFITNGAGKVTDRREVEIYSVVSARPVRMKMARELLAEVEKYRTLPFAKRWLSNPREIIISKLVRDGVLRAYPVLTEVKKGLVSQAEHTVVVRESGAEIIT
- a CDS encoding NUDIX hydrolase — encoded protein: MRWQEKFVAVLDSTLEYIRNERIAAVLVPIVLSDEPEIVMIKRKKTLSRSAGHIAFPGGMRDEDETPLETALREAEEEIGVRAEDVEVLGFLTPKEVVEHRIKIHPVVGVIFSKDFVRNDYEVERILVDRLEFVLKSRRIADWGPNFECAGELVWGASSRIIDDLYMRILDRFGSIDSFFQR
- a CDS encoding FtsZ/tubulin family protein; its protein translation is MKLLTIGTGRASRIADIFASKGARVNNVNLFKTFAIVQSIDSLKSLRHVEDKRRFYAVYRDGEVDVRSAFNNILSFNELFEASFIICDLQDDFSYYTTLRLAEELYRTTEEPKLCLALAPPLESAENVNLTFMRVKSLLKAYDSLFLFETRDGFEDVLVKAFNVLSLVGEIDVRRRVSGEVVVDTSDFLNSLSREGVTVVAFNREVLPLKILRRLKRKSYSETVAERTERMVRMFDSSLLNTSARGELKSAKKALIVFSGDPDEITMDGIFECIKAVERMNPDILVRYGDYPVPNARELNVVVLFSGIKKFRL
- a CDS encoding aconitase X swivel domain-containing protein; this translates as MRFRARVISRGYAEGEAIVSRKPVSFLGDVDPESGVIRDRESDIFGESVAGKIFVFPEGRGSTVGTYTLLRMKKAGCAPAGIVMVRSEAIVAVGAIIAGIPLVDMPEADVLEVIESGDHVRVFAEREGWVEVEKR
- the tatC gene encoding twin-arginine translocase subunit TatC, yielding MQPPEDRDMELREHIAELRDRVIKGFAPFFLVLGLIFLKSDQVITYIWNDLFPGKEMVVYSPTEYMITRILASAFLSFFVTYPWIIYQIYLFMKPGLYPHERRFLKIFLPFSYLVFVLGVAFSYFVILPKLYSTTVVEYFGAEPYLSVRKSLQNSVKLALSVGLAFQIPVVAAIAAKLGLITSKWLRDKRLIIYIAVFILATNVSLDITGITQIIVLSAVVVMYEISILIAKLFEGGAK